One genomic region from Nocardioides plantarum encodes:
- the argG gene encoding argininosuccinate synthase, with product MSKVLTSLPVGERVGIAFSGGLDTSVAVAWMRAKGAVPCTYTADIGQYDEPDIESVPVRALEYGAELARHVDCKTQLVEEGLAAMACGAFHIRSGGRTYFNTTPLGRAVTGTLLVRAMHEDGVDIWGDGSTFKGNDIERFYRYGLLANPELRIYKPWLDADFVAELGGRTEMSQWLVARGLPYRDSQEKAYSTDANIWGATHEAKTLEHLDVSLETVEPIMGVKFWDPAVAIDTEDVTIAFRAGRPVSIDGKPFEDVVELVHQANAIGGRHGLGMSDQIENRIIEAKSRGIYEAPGMALLWIAYERLLNAVHNEDTIALYHSEGRRLGRLLYEGRWLDPQALMLRESIQRWIASLVTGEVTLRLRRGEDYSVLRTDGPAFSYHPDKLSMERTESAAFGPTDRIGQLTMRNLDIADSRAKLELYAQQPIEQGQVLVENGTLFGEIEQGGYDRISRNPLADGDRSDEALDAAAMEFGTD from the coding sequence ATGTCCAAGGTCCTCACCTCCCTCCCAGTCGGCGAACGCGTCGGCATCGCCTTCTCCGGTGGTCTCGACACCTCTGTCGCCGTGGCCTGGATGCGCGCCAAGGGCGCCGTCCCGTGCACCTACACCGCCGACATCGGCCAGTACGACGAGCCCGACATCGAGAGCGTCCCCGTCCGGGCCCTCGAGTACGGCGCCGAGCTCGCCCGCCACGTCGACTGCAAGACCCAGCTCGTCGAGGAGGGCCTCGCCGCGATGGCGTGCGGCGCCTTCCACATCCGCAGCGGTGGACGCACCTACTTCAACACCACGCCGCTGGGCCGGGCGGTGACCGGCACGCTGCTGGTCCGGGCGATGCACGAGGACGGCGTCGACATCTGGGGCGACGGCTCGACGTTCAAGGGCAACGACATCGAGCGCTTCTACCGCTACGGCCTGCTCGCCAACCCCGAGCTGCGCATCTACAAGCCGTGGCTCGACGCCGACTTCGTCGCCGAGCTCGGCGGGCGCACCGAGATGAGCCAGTGGCTCGTCGCGCGGGGCCTGCCCTACCGCGACAGCCAGGAGAAGGCCTACTCCACCGACGCCAACATCTGGGGCGCGACCCACGAGGCCAAGACCCTCGAGCACCTCGACGTCTCGCTCGAGACCGTCGAGCCGATCATGGGCGTGAAGTTCTGGGACCCCGCGGTCGCCATCGACACCGAGGACGTCACGATCGCCTTCCGGGCGGGGCGTCCGGTCTCCATCGACGGCAAGCCCTTCGAGGACGTCGTCGAGCTGGTCCACCAGGCCAACGCGATCGGTGGTCGCCACGGGCTCGGCATGAGCGACCAGATCGAGAACCGCATCATCGAGGCCAAGTCCCGCGGCATCTACGAGGCGCCCGGCATGGCGCTGCTCTGGATCGCCTACGAGCGGCTGCTCAACGCCGTCCACAACGAGGACACCATCGCGCTCTACCACTCCGAGGGCCGGCGCCTGGGCCGCCTGCTCTACGAGGGCCGCTGGCTCGACCCGCAGGCCCTGATGCTCCGCGAGTCCATCCAGCGCTGGATCGCCTCCCTCGTGACCGGCGAGGTCACCCTGCGGCTGCGCCGCGGCGAGGACTACTCGGTGCTGCGTACCGACGGTCCGGCGTTCAGCTACCACCCCGACAAGCTCTCGATGGAGCGCACCGAGAGCGCCGCGTTCGGTCCCACCGACCGGATCGGCCAGCTCACGATGCGCAACCTCGACATCGCCGACTCGCGCGCCAAGCTCGAGCTCTACGCCCAGCAGCCGATCGAGCAGGGCCAGGTGCTGGTCGAGAACGGCACCCTGTTTGGCGAGATCGAGCAGGGGGGCTACGACCGCATCTCCCGCAACCCGCTCGCCGACGGCGACCGCAGCGACGAGGCCCTCGACGCCGCGGCCATGGAGTTCGGCACCGACTGA
- a CDS encoding arginine repressor — protein sequence MTSSGSTAGARVPVTKNARHQLIVELVAHHEVHSQGELADLLAGEGLRVTQATLSRDLVELDALKVRSASGALVYAVPGEGGDRRLKSGETAAGAQRLTKLCGELLVSAEASANLVVLRTPPGAAQYLASAFDKAEVPDILGTIAGDDTVLVIGRDPGGGDALARRFLALAGSAPAPDPHSAPHSDKEL from the coding sequence ATGACCTCGAGCGGCTCGACGGCCGGTGCCCGGGTCCCGGTCACCAAGAACGCACGCCACCAGCTCATCGTCGAGCTGGTCGCGCACCACGAGGTCCACTCTCAAGGTGAGCTGGCCGACCTGCTGGCGGGCGAGGGCCTGAGGGTCACCCAGGCCACCCTGTCCCGCGACCTCGTCGAGCTCGACGCACTCAAGGTGCGTTCTGCGAGCGGTGCTCTCGTCTACGCCGTACCGGGCGAGGGCGGCGACCGCCGCCTGAAGTCGGGCGAGACCGCGGCCGGCGCCCAGCGACTCACCAAGCTGTGCGGTGAGCTCCTCGTCAGCGCGGAGGCCAGCGCCAACCTCGTCGTGCTGCGCACCCCGCCCGGGGCGGCGCAATACCTCGCCTCGGCGTTCGACAAGGCTGAGGTGCCCGACATCCTCGGCACCATCGCCGGCGACGACACCGTGCTGGTCATCGGCCGCGACCCCGGTGGCGGCGACGCCCTGGCTCGCCGCTTCCTCGCCCTCGCCGGCAGCGCCCCGGCACCCGATCCCCACTCCGCCCCTCATTCCGACAAGGAACTCTGA
- the argF gene encoding ornithine carbamoyltransferase: MTLRHFLRDDDLTPAEQSRLLDLAAELKAAPYSRRPLEGPRSVAMIFDKPTLRTQVSFGAGIAELGGNPMLVEGRLAGIGVRESVEDVARVLARQVSVVVWRTFFQADLDTMAAHAGVPVVNALTDDFHPCQLVADLLTVREHKGALAGLTVAFVGDGACNMGNSWLLAGATAGMHVRIAAPAGFQPSAEMFARATEIGTGTGGSATAYDEPESAVAGADVVVTDTWISMGKEAEESARTAVFAPYSLTPELLALARPDAIALHCLPAYRGKEIAAEVIDGPQSVVWDEAENRRHAQKAVLAFLLEESR; this comes from the coding sequence ATGACCCTGCGTCACTTCCTGCGCGACGACGACCTCACCCCCGCCGAGCAGAGCCGCCTGCTCGACCTGGCCGCCGAGCTCAAGGCCGCTCCCTACTCGCGGCGCCCGCTCGAGGGCCCGCGCTCGGTGGCGATGATCTTCGACAAGCCCACCCTGCGCACCCAGGTGTCGTTCGGGGCGGGCATCGCCGAGCTGGGCGGCAACCCCATGCTCGTCGAGGGACGCCTGGCCGGCATCGGCGTGCGCGAGTCGGTCGAGGACGTCGCCCGCGTGCTGGCCCGCCAGGTCTCCGTCGTCGTCTGGCGCACGTTCTTCCAGGCCGATCTCGACACCATGGCCGCGCACGCCGGCGTCCCGGTCGTCAACGCGCTCACCGACGACTTCCACCCGTGCCAGCTGGTCGCCGACCTGCTCACGGTCCGCGAGCACAAGGGCGCGCTGGCCGGGCTGACCGTGGCCTTCGTCGGCGACGGTGCCTGCAACATGGGCAACTCGTGGCTGCTCGCCGGCGCCACCGCCGGCATGCACGTCCGGATCGCCGCCCCGGCGGGGTTCCAGCCGTCAGCGGAGATGTTCGCGCGGGCCACCGAGATCGGCACCGGGACCGGCGGATCCGCCACGGCGTACGACGAGCCCGAGAGCGCCGTGGCCGGCGCCGACGTCGTCGTCACCGACACGTGGATCTCGATGGGCAAGGAGGCCGAGGAGTCCGCCCGGACCGCGGTGTTCGCGCCCTACTCGCTGACCCCCGAGCTCCTGGCGCTGGCGCGTCCCGACGCGATCGCCCTGCACTGCCTGCCGGCCTACCGCGGCAAGGAGATCGCCGCCGAGGTCATCGACGGGCCGCAGAGCGTGGTCTGGGACGAGGCCGAGAACCGTCGCCACGCCCAGAAGGCGGTCCTGGCGTTCCTGCTCGAGGAGTCACGATGA
- a CDS encoding acetylornithine transaminase, which produces MADPHQERYAASLMNTFGPPRLTLARGEGAHVWDTDGKEYVDLLGGIAVNALGHAHPALVAAVTEQLSTLGHISNFFASEPQITLAERLLALVTADGGRGASEASLETPSPGKVFFTNSGTEAVEAAFKLTRRTGRPHVVAAAGGFHGRTMGALALTSKEAYRTPFEPLPGDVTFVPYGDADALAAAVTDETAAVLLEPIQGEAGVVVPPEGYLAAARAVADRHGALLWFDEIQTGVGRTGLWLEHHRSGVVPDVVTLAKGLAGGFPIGACIALGAAGDLLQPGNHGTTFGGNPVACAAALAVLDTIEAEGLLDHVTVLGQKLRDGLLADPRVTEVRGEGLLIGLDLASDVSADVAAAALRAGFIVNNPTPHRIRLAPPLVLSEADAAAFLEAWPAILDDAMGES; this is translated from the coding sequence ATGGCTGACCCGCACCAGGAGCGCTACGCAGCCTCCCTCATGAACACCTTCGGTCCGCCCAGGCTCACGCTCGCGCGCGGCGAGGGCGCCCACGTCTGGGACACCGACGGCAAGGAGTACGTCGACCTGCTCGGCGGCATCGCCGTCAACGCCCTCGGGCACGCCCACCCGGCGCTCGTCGCAGCCGTGACCGAGCAGCTGTCGACGCTGGGCCACATCTCCAACTTCTTCGCCTCCGAGCCGCAGATCACCCTCGCCGAGCGTCTCCTCGCGCTGGTCACCGCTGACGGCGGTCGAGGTGCGAGCGAAGCGAGCCTCGAGACCCCGTCACCCGGCAAGGTCTTCTTCACCAACTCCGGGACCGAGGCCGTCGAGGCGGCGTTCAAGCTCACCCGCCGTACCGGACGCCCCCACGTCGTCGCCGCCGCAGGCGGGTTCCACGGCCGTACGATGGGCGCGCTCGCGCTGACGTCCAAGGAGGCCTACCGCACGCCGTTCGAGCCGCTGCCCGGCGACGTCACCTTCGTCCCGTACGGCGACGCCGACGCGCTCGCCGCCGCCGTGACCGACGAGACCGCCGCCGTCCTGCTCGAGCCGATCCAGGGCGAGGCCGGCGTCGTCGTCCCGCCCGAGGGCTACCTCGCCGCGGCCCGTGCCGTCGCCGACCGACACGGAGCACTGCTCTGGTTCGACGAGATCCAGACGGGAGTCGGCCGCACCGGGCTCTGGCTCGAGCACCACCGCAGCGGCGTCGTGCCCGATGTCGTCACGCTCGCCAAGGGGCTGGCCGGCGGCTTCCCGATCGGCGCCTGCATCGCGTTGGGTGCGGCCGGCGACCTGCTCCAGCCCGGCAACCACGGCACCACCTTCGGCGGCAACCCCGTGGCGTGCGCTGCGGCGCTCGCGGTCCTCGACACGATCGAGGCCGAGGGCCTGCTCGACCACGTGACCGTGCTGGGCCAGAAGCTGCGTGACGGCCTCCTGGCCGATCCGCGGGTCACCGAGGTGCGTGGCGAGGGGCTGCTGATCGGGCTCGACCTGGCGTCCGACGTGTCCGCCGACGTCGCCGCCGCCGCCCTGCGGGCCGGCTTCATCGTCAACAACCCGACCCCGCACCGCATCCGGCTCGCCCCGCCGCTGGTGCTGTCCGAGGCCGATGCCGCGGCGTTCCTCGAGGCCTGGCCCGCGATCCTCGACGACGCGATGGGGGAGTCCTGA
- the argB gene encoding acetylglutamate kinase, with protein MNNDSATGAFDSSKPDQAKARTLAGALPWLKRYHGKIVVVKYGGNAMTDDALKRDFAEDVVFLRLAGFKPVVVHGGGPQISAMLDQLGIESEFRGGLRVTTPEAMEVVRMVLVGKVQRELVGLINDHGPLAVGLSGEDAGLFTATQTNTVVDGEEVDLGLVGEVTHVRPEAVLDIIEAGRIPVVSSVAPDADGVIHNVNADSAAASLAIALGAEKLLVLTDVEGLFLDWPSSDDVIGEISPESLAELLPGLASGMVPKMKACLQAVEGGVPRATVVDGREPHAVLLELFTKEGVGTQVLPGVETLTRKARDTGHG; from the coding sequence ATGAACAACGACAGCGCCACCGGCGCGTTCGACTCCAGCAAGCCCGACCAGGCCAAGGCCCGCACCCTCGCGGGTGCCCTGCCGTGGCTCAAGCGCTACCACGGCAAGATCGTGGTGGTGAAGTACGGCGGCAACGCCATGACCGACGACGCGCTCAAGCGCGACTTCGCCGAGGACGTCGTCTTCCTGCGGCTCGCCGGGTTCAAGCCCGTCGTCGTCCACGGCGGCGGCCCCCAGATCTCCGCGATGCTCGACCAGCTCGGCATCGAGTCCGAGTTCCGCGGCGGCCTGCGCGTCACCACGCCCGAGGCGATGGAGGTGGTCCGGATGGTGCTGGTCGGCAAGGTCCAGCGCGAGCTGGTCGGCCTGATCAACGACCACGGACCGCTCGCGGTCGGCCTGTCCGGCGAGGACGCCGGGCTGTTCACCGCTACCCAGACCAACACCGTCGTCGACGGCGAGGAGGTCGACCTCGGCCTGGTCGGCGAGGTCACCCACGTGCGGCCCGAGGCGGTGCTCGACATCATCGAGGCCGGCCGCATCCCCGTCGTCTCCAGCGTCGCCCCCGACGCCGACGGCGTGATCCACAACGTCAACGCCGACTCCGCGGCGGCCTCGCTGGCCATCGCGCTCGGCGCCGAGAAGCTCCTGGTGCTCACCGACGTCGAGGGCCTGTTCCTCGACTGGCCGAGCTCCGACGACGTCATCGGTGAGATCAGCCCCGAGTCGCTGGCCGAGCTGCTGCCCGGGCTCGCCAGCGGCATGGTGCCCAAGATGAAGGCCTGCCTGCAGGCCGTCGAGGGCGGCGTGCCCCGCGCGACCGTCGTCGACGGGCGCGAGCCGCACGCCGTGCTCCTCGAGCTGTTCACCAAGGAGGGCGTCGGCACCCAGGTCCTGCCCGGCGTCGAGACCCTGACCCGCAAGGCGAGGGACACCGGCCATGGCTGA
- the argJ gene encoding bifunctional glutamate N-acetyltransferase/amino-acid acetyltransferase ArgJ: MSVTTPAGFTASGVAAGLKSSGGDDVALVVNQGPTFDSASVFTANRCQANPVLWSKEVVKDGVVRAVVLNSGGANCYTGPEGFQTTHAVAERVGEHLGIGAVDVVVCSTGLIGLTNPRDKVLAGVDAAAAALAADGGDAAAHAIMTTDSVSKQAVVEGAGWSIGGMAKGAGMLAPALATMLVVITTDAVVPAADLDQALRAATRVSFDRLDSDGCMSTNDTVTVMASGASGITPALPDFTEALTQLCTDLAMQLLRDAEGSDHDIAITTLNAASEDDAVEVGRSVARSNLFKAAVFGKDPNWGRVLASIGTTSAAFDPADLDVAINGVWVCRRSTPDEDPTLVDLEAREVSVTIDLKSGSERATVWTNDLTHAYVHENSAYSS, encoded by the coding sequence ATGTCCGTCACCACCCCCGCCGGCTTCACCGCGTCCGGCGTCGCCGCAGGCCTCAAGTCCAGCGGCGGCGACGACGTCGCCCTGGTCGTCAACCAGGGCCCGACCTTCGACTCGGCCTCGGTCTTCACCGCCAACCGCTGCCAGGCCAATCCGGTCCTGTGGAGCAAGGAGGTCGTCAAGGACGGCGTCGTGCGCGCCGTCGTCCTCAACTCCGGCGGTGCCAACTGCTACACGGGGCCCGAGGGGTTCCAGACGACCCACGCCGTCGCCGAGCGCGTGGGGGAGCACCTCGGCATCGGCGCCGTCGACGTCGTCGTGTGCTCGACCGGCCTGATCGGCTTGACCAACCCGCGCGACAAGGTGCTCGCCGGTGTGGACGCCGCTGCCGCCGCCCTCGCCGCCGACGGCGGCGACGCGGCGGCCCACGCGATCATGACCACCGACTCGGTCAGCAAGCAGGCCGTCGTCGAGGGCGCCGGGTGGAGCATCGGCGGCATGGCCAAGGGCGCCGGCATGCTCGCACCGGCCCTCGCCACGATGCTCGTCGTCATCACCACCGACGCCGTCGTCCCCGCCGCCGACCTCGACCAGGCCCTGCGCGCCGCGACCCGGGTCAGCTTCGACCGGCTCGACTCCGACGGCTGCATGTCGACCAACGACACCGTGACCGTGATGGCGAGCGGGGCCAGCGGCATCACGCCGGCCCTGCCCGACTTCACCGAGGCGCTGACCCAGCTCTGCACCGACCTGGCCATGCAGCTGCTCCGCGACGCCGAGGGCTCCGACCACGACATCGCCATCACCACGCTCAACGCGGCCAGCGAGGACGACGCCGTCGAGGTCGGCCGCAGCGTGGCACGCAGCAACCTCTTCAAGGCCGCCGTCTTCGGCAAGGACCCCAACTGGGGCCGCGTGCTGGCCTCCATCGGCACCACCTCCGCCGCGTTCGACCCCGCCGACCTCGACGTCGCGATCAACGGCGTCTGGGTCTGCCGTCGCTCGACGCCCGACGAGGACCCCACCCTCGTCGACCTCGAGGCTCGCGAGGTCTCGGTGACCATCGACCTCAAGTCCGGCTCCGAGCGCGCCACGGTCTGGACCAACGACCTCACCCACGCCTACGTCCACGAGAACAGCGCCTATTCCTCATGA
- a CDS encoding ACT domain-containing protein gives MSTIHQFPEKLAVLKLASGADVPEWAESSSLFSITASATETSLVCAGRSVPTKVPGDRGLTGFTLADAGTSTTTGVLVDLLTPLAEDDVTVHVITTFTTVWVLVPAPEVERATEAWRRRGHTVEPAPLA, from the coding sequence ATGAGCACCATCCACCAGTTCCCCGAGAAGCTCGCCGTCCTCAAGCTCGCGTCCGGCGCCGACGTGCCCGAGTGGGCCGAGTCGTCCTCGCTCTTCTCCATCACCGCCTCGGCGACCGAGACGTCCCTGGTCTGCGCCGGCCGATCGGTGCCCACCAAGGTGCCCGGCGACCGCGGCCTGACCGGCTTCACGCTCGCCGACGCCGGTACGTCGACCACCACCGGCGTCCTGGTCGACCTCCTGACGCCCCTGGCCGAGGACGACGTGACGGTGCACGTGATCACCACCTTCACGACCGTGTGGGTGCTGGTGCCGGCCCCCGAGGTCGAGCGCGCGACCGAGGCCTGGCGACGACGGGGCCACACCGTCGAGCCCGCCCCCCTCGCCTAG
- the argC gene encoding N-acetyl-gamma-glutamyl-phosphate reductase produces MHMTTTSPSRPRVAVAGASGYAGGEALRLLLGHPAVEIGTLTAGSNAGEALGSLQPHLVPLADRVLERTDADTLGGHDVVVLALPHGQSAALARELGDDVLVIDCGADFRLADPGVWERFYGGEHAGQWPYGLPELLHPDGTRQRDVLRGARRIAVPGCYPTVSTLTLAPALAAGLVEPDVVVVAASGTSGAGKAAKTHLLGSEIMGNASAYGVGGGHRHTPEITQNLAPLAAAGAELRVSFTPLLVPMSRGILATCSAPVRDGVSADDAYTAYAEAYADEPFVRVLPPGQWPQTKSVLGSNAVHLQVTVDETAGRLVAVGAVDNLAKGTAGAAVQCLNLALGLDETLGLSTVGLAP; encoded by the coding sequence ATGCACATGACGACGACGTCCCCCTCCCGACCCCGTGTCGCGGTCGCCGGAGCCAGCGGGTACGCCGGCGGCGAGGCCCTGCGCCTCCTCCTCGGCCATCCCGCGGTCGAGATCGGCACGCTCACCGCTGGCTCCAACGCCGGCGAGGCGCTCGGCTCCCTGCAACCCCATCTGGTCCCACTGGCCGATCGCGTCCTGGAGCGCACGGACGCCGACACGCTGGGCGGCCACGACGTCGTCGTGCTGGCCCTGCCGCACGGGCAGTCCGCCGCGCTGGCCCGCGAGCTGGGCGACGACGTGCTCGTCATCGACTGCGGTGCCGACTTCCGGCTCGCCGACCCGGGCGTCTGGGAGAGGTTCTACGGCGGCGAGCACGCCGGGCAGTGGCCCTACGGACTGCCCGAGCTGCTGCACCCCGACGGCACCCGCCAGCGCGACGTCCTGCGCGGGGCGCGGCGGATCGCCGTACCCGGGTGCTACCCGACGGTCAGCACCCTGACCCTCGCGCCCGCGCTGGCGGCCGGACTCGTCGAGCCCGACGTCGTCGTCGTGGCCGCCTCCGGCACCAGTGGGGCCGGCAAGGCCGCCAAGACCCACCTGCTCGGCAGCGAGATCATGGGCAACGCCAGCGCCTACGGCGTGGGCGGCGGGCACCGGCACACGCCCGAGATCACCCAGAACCTCGCCCCCCTCGCCGCTGCCGGCGCCGAGCTGCGGGTCAGCTTCACCCCGCTGCTCGTGCCCATGTCACGGGGCATCCTCGCGACCTGCAGCGCCCCGGTGCGCGATGGCGTGTCGGCCGACGACGCCTACACCGCCTACGCCGAGGCCTACGCCGACGAGCCGTTCGTGCGAGTCCTGCCCCCCGGGCAGTGGCCGCAGACCAAGTCCGTGCTCGGCTCCAACGCCGTGCACCTCCAGGTCACCGTCGACGAGACCGCCGGGCGCCTCGTCGCAGTCGGTGCCGTCGACAACCTCGCCAAGGGCACCGCCGGCGCCGCCGTGCAGTGCCTCAACCTCGCCCTGGGTCTCGACGAGACCCTCGGCCTTTCCACCGTAGGACTTGCCCCATGA
- a CDS encoding maleylpyruvate isomerase family mycothiol-dependent enzyme, which yields MTGTRLSPASYLDHIQAESARFAAVLSDCDPTARVPACPDWDAAELVWHLAGVQWFWSEAMTHRPDGPPDEERRPARADSYPGLMEQYADLSAGLVDALTGLDPDEPAWSWADHVPDGRTVAFTLRRQAHEALIHRLDAEQTAGAVTPLDPALAADGVAELLEVMYGGAAPAWGRIEPGAYLVRVDLTDVATSLWVRPCTFLGTHPESGKRYDGPHLLVVDDPGTAPSAVVSGSGADLDAAWWKRRGPEGIQVGGDRAAYDELAAALSPPLD from the coding sequence ATGACTGGCACCCGTCTGAGCCCCGCGTCCTACCTCGACCACATCCAGGCCGAGTCCGCCCGCTTCGCCGCGGTCTTGAGCGACTGCGATCCCACCGCCCGGGTGCCGGCGTGCCCGGACTGGGACGCCGCCGAGCTGGTGTGGCACCTCGCCGGGGTGCAGTGGTTCTGGAGCGAGGCGATGACCCACCGTCCCGACGGGCCACCCGACGAGGAGCGCCGCCCCGCGCGCGCCGACTCCTACCCCGGTCTGATGGAGCAGTACGCCGACCTCTCGGCCGGCCTGGTCGACGCGCTCACCGGGCTAGACCCGGACGAGCCGGCCTGGTCGTGGGCCGACCACGTCCCCGACGGGCGGACCGTGGCCTTCACCCTGCGCCGCCAGGCCCACGAGGCGCTCATCCACCGCCTCGACGCCGAGCAGACCGCCGGTGCCGTCACCCCGCTCGACCCGGCCCTGGCCGCCGACGGCGTCGCCGAGCTGCTCGAGGTGATGTACGGCGGGGCGGCGCCTGCGTGGGGTCGCATCGAGCCGGGGGCGTACCTCGTCCGGGTCGACCTGACCGACGTCGCGACGTCGCTGTGGGTCCGCCCCTGCACCTTCCTGGGCACGCACCCGGAGTCCGGCAAGCGCTACGACGGCCCGCACCTGCTCGTGGTCGACGACCCGGGCACCGCGCCGTCGGCCGTCGTCAGCGGCAGCGGGGCCGACCTCGACGCGGCGTGGTGGAAGCGGCGCGGCCCCGAGGGGATCCAGGTCGGTGGCGACCGGGCGGCGTACGACGAGCTGGCCGCCGCCCTCAGCCCGCCGCTCGACTGA
- a CDS encoding Ig-like domain-containing protein, translating to MPLRPPTARGLRAALVLVPVAPLLALAGLGGNPAQADPAPYVPADGPHYVTADFGYTGAPDSFIVPAGVTSLEVSAYGASGGSATPNDGSGLTALGGRGSVVSTVLDVVPGTVYSVNVGGRGGDNGDGGGAAGWNGGGAGGGASRVGAGGGGATDLRSCAPEDSGCDSLASRILVAAGGGGAGFGYDNVIPGADADAAGGGYAGSRGAVDGGQPGTATAGGAGGAASDGFDRISRGGDGMLGSGGVGGGRTGPDYVPTVQENAGAGGGGGGLYGGGGGGDNRYYGAAGGGGSTLAPPGGGQGLAEPDTDGFLQLTYDLGPITSVGVTLGSVELPASGTATTVVTVSPRTSGSTGLPGLHVTLSSTDPGQSLGPVTDLGDGDYTAVLHGSTTVGTASLLATVDGDDISPSGATTVETVSYTAPAIRATLTSAKPRSGGWYRTPVRASFTCSGSRPVTCPAPTTLSANGRSQVVTRTITDDQGRSATARVTVSIDRTKPVVRVTGARNGATYTAKRKLTCKATDTLSGVASCKVTTRSRKAGRSTVVTWTGTAYDRAGNKATTTGRYTIRAR from the coding sequence GTGCCCCTTCGCCCTCCCACTGCCCGCGGCCTGCGAGCCGCCCTCGTGCTCGTGCCGGTGGCACCGCTGCTGGCGCTGGCCGGACTGGGCGGCAACCCGGCCCAGGCCGACCCGGCGCCGTACGTCCCGGCCGACGGCCCCCACTACGTCACGGCCGACTTCGGCTACACCGGCGCACCGGACAGCTTCATCGTTCCCGCGGGCGTCACGTCGCTCGAGGTGAGCGCCTACGGCGCCTCCGGCGGCAGTGCCACCCCCAACGACGGCTCCGGCCTCACCGCGCTGGGCGGACGCGGCTCGGTGGTGTCGACGGTCCTCGACGTCGTGCCCGGCACCGTCTACAGCGTCAACGTCGGCGGGCGCGGCGGCGACAACGGCGACGGCGGCGGTGCTGCGGGCTGGAACGGCGGCGGTGCCGGCGGCGGGGCCAGCCGGGTCGGCGCGGGCGGCGGCGGCGCGACCGACCTGCGCAGCTGCGCACCGGAGGATTCCGGGTGCGACTCCCTCGCCTCGCGAATCCTCGTCGCGGCCGGCGGAGGCGGGGCGGGATTCGGCTACGACAACGTCATCCCGGGCGCCGACGCGGACGCGGCCGGCGGCGGCTACGCGGGCAGCCGCGGCGCGGTGGACGGCGGCCAGCCCGGTACGGCGACCGCCGGCGGCGCCGGTGGGGCAGCCAGCGACGGCTTCGACCGGATCTCCCGGGGTGGCGACGGCATGCTCGGCAGCGGCGGGGTCGGTGGCGGGCGCACCGGACCGGACTACGTGCCTACTGTTCAGGAGAACGCCGGTGCCGGCGGCGGGGGCGGTGGCCTGTACGGCGGGGGCGGTGGCGGGGACAACCGCTACTACGGCGCCGCGGGCGGCGGCGGCTCGACGCTCGCACCCCCCGGTGGCGGCCAGGGCCTGGCCGAACCCGACACGGACGGCTTCCTCCAGCTCACCTACGACCTCGGCCCGATCACCTCCGTCGGCGTCACGCTCGGCTCCGTCGAGCTGCCGGCCAGCGGCACCGCCACCACGGTGGTGACGGTGTCCCCGCGCACCAGCGGTAGCACGGGGCTCCCCGGGCTGCACGTGACCCTGTCGAGCACGGACCCCGGCCAGAGCCTCGGCCCGGTGACCGACCTCGGCGACGGCGACTACACGGCCGTGCTCCACGGCTCGACCACGGTCGGCACAGCGTCCCTCCTCGCCACGGTCGACGGCGACGACATCAGCCCCAGCGGGGCCACCACCGTCGAGACGGTCTCCTACACGGCCCCGGCGATCAGGGCGACGCTCACCAGCGCGAAGCCGCGCTCGGGCGGCTGGTACCGCACCCCGGTGCGGGCGTCGTTCACGTGCAGCGGGAGCCGCCCGGTCACCTGCCCGGCACCCACGACCCTGTCCGCCAACGGCCGGAGCCAGGTCGTCACCCGCACGATCACCGATGATCAGGGGCGCTCGGCCACCGCGCGCGTCACGGTCAGCATCGACCGGACCAAGCCGGTCGTCAGGGTGACCGGTGCCCGCAACGGGGCGACGTACACCGCGAAGCGGAAGCTGACCTGCAAGGCCACCGACACGCTGTCCGGCGTGGCGTCCTGCAAGGTCACGACGCGGTCGCGCAAGGCCGGTCGGTCGACCGTGGTGACCTGGACGGGGACCGCCTACGACCGAGCCGGCAACAAGGCGACCACGACCGGGCGCTACACGATCAGGGCCCGCTGA